From one Gallionella capsiferriformans ES-2 genomic stretch:
- the dnaE gene encoding DNA polymerase III subunit alpha, translated as MPSPVFVHLRLHSEYSITDGMARIDEAVDAAIADGMPALALTDLSNFSGLVKFYKKTRGKGLKPVAGVDVFITNEADRDRPYRLLLLCQSSEGYLRLCRLLSRAYLSNQYRERAELRREWFKDEGTEGLIALSGAHLGDVGCALMSGNVAEARRYAQGWAALFEDRYYIEVQRAGFADEAAYVDAATALAAGLDLPVVATHPVQFLTSADFKAHEARVCIAEGYVLNDKRREKAFTAQQYFKTQAEMSELFADLPEALQNSVEIARRCNLTLVLGKPRLPDFPTPSGESLDDFMLSESERGLADRMAFLYPDEAERAEKFPQYHERLLFEINTIIKMGFPGYFLIVADFIRWAKAYRSDAFPNGVPVGPGRGSGAGSLVAYCLLITDLDPLRYELLFERFLNPERVSMPDFDVDFCQDGRELVIDYVKQKYGAACVSQIATFGTMASKAVIRDVGRVMEFPYGLCDRLSKAIPLEGVKPVSLQKAREMEPEINAIAESEEGVPELLELAMRLEDLTRNVGMHAGGVVIAPGKLTDFCPLYCADGGASVVSQFDKDDVEAIGLVKFDFLGLRTLTIIDWAVRHIHRLQARDRKGLPRTTNETTTELLREGSRIEDQTQVSTQSSVHNPQLFSIEAIPLDDKPSYDLLKKCNTTAVFQLESRGMKDLIKRLQPDTFEDIVALVALFRPGPLESGMVDDFVDRKHGRATADYFHPELEASLKPTYGVIVYQEQVMQISQIIGGYTLGGADMLRRAMGKKDPAEMARQRDIFVSGALNREIDKDLATRLFDLMEMFAGYGFNKSHSAAYALVAYQTAYLKAHHPAAFMAATLSGDLDNTEKVRTFYADTLQQGITILLPDVNSSGYAFSPTDEKTISYGLGAIKGTGEAAIASIVKARATGPFKDLFDFCRRVDKRAVNRRTIETLIRAGAFDSINDHRAALMASVDAALASADQQARSINQDSLFGEDDADAVLIEQKSDVPRWSLREQLAFEKVSLGIYLGGHPYQEYEKELTNFIKVRLGDLTPAFLGKNSGSGGYVSRRGVQVRLAGIVSGLRLQQTRRGRMAVITLDDGSAQIELTVFNEEYEKSRQWIVEDELLVVEGKASLDEYSGNIRVSGEELFNFAQARSRFARQLELHCNSSVNIAQLKEILKPWSGGACAVQINYNNEVAVCQLRLGTDWQVTLDEALMRDLGVLLQPGNMQVVYG; from the coding sequence ATGCCGTCTCCTGTATTTGTCCATCTCCGTCTGCACAGCGAATATTCCATTACCGATGGAATGGCGCGCATCGATGAAGCCGTCGATGCAGCGATCGCTGACGGCATGCCGGCGCTGGCGCTGACCGATCTGTCCAATTTTTCCGGTCTGGTCAAATTTTACAAAAAAACGCGCGGCAAAGGCCTCAAGCCCGTCGCGGGCGTCGATGTGTTCATCACCAATGAGGCTGACCGTGATAGACCCTATCGTTTGCTGCTGCTCTGTCAGTCTAGCGAAGGCTATCTGCGTCTGTGCCGGCTGTTGTCGCGCGCTTATCTTTCGAATCAGTATCGCGAGCGTGCCGAGTTGCGCCGCGAATGGTTCAAAGACGAAGGCACAGAAGGGCTGATCGCTCTGTCCGGTGCGCATCTGGGCGATGTGGGGTGTGCGCTGATGTCGGGCAATGTGGCGGAAGCTCGGCGCTATGCGCAAGGCTGGGCTGCGTTGTTCGAGGATCGTTATTACATCGAGGTGCAGCGCGCGGGTTTTGCCGATGAAGCGGCCTATGTTGACGCGGCAACGGCGCTTGCCGCCGGACTCGATTTGCCTGTCGTGGCAACGCATCCGGTGCAGTTTTTAACTTCAGCTGATTTCAAGGCGCATGAAGCGCGTGTGTGCATCGCCGAAGGTTATGTGCTCAACGATAAGCGCCGCGAGAAAGCCTTTACTGCGCAGCAGTATTTCAAGACGCAGGCCGAAATGAGCGAGCTGTTCGCTGACTTGCCGGAAGCCTTGCAAAACAGCGTGGAAATCGCACGGCGCTGCAATCTGACGCTGGTGCTGGGCAAGCCGCGCCTGCCCGATTTTCCGACGCCCTCGGGTGAAAGTCTTGATGACTTTATGCTTAGCGAATCCGAGCGGGGATTGGCCGACCGGATGGCTTTTCTCTATCCGGATGAAGCTGAGCGCGCCGAAAAATTCCCTCAGTATCACGAGAGGCTGCTATTCGAAATCAATACCATCATCAAGATGGGCTTCCCCGGTTACTTTTTGATCGTAGCGGATTTTATTCGCTGGGCTAAAGCCTATCGCTCGGATGCTTTCCCCAATGGCGTGCCGGTAGGTCCGGGCCGCGGGTCGGGCGCGGGCTCGCTGGTGGCGTATTGTCTGCTGATTACCGATCTTGATCCCTTGCGTTACGAATTGCTGTTTGAGCGATTTTTGAATCCTGAACGCGTTTCCATGCCCGACTTTGACGTGGATTTCTGTCAGGATGGCCGCGAGCTGGTGATCGATTACGTGAAGCAGAAATATGGCGCGGCCTGCGTGTCGCAGATCGCGACCTTCGGCACCATGGCCTCCAAGGCGGTGATCCGCGACGTTGGGCGGGTGATGGAGTTTCCGTACGGCTTGTGCGACCGGCTGTCGAAAGCGATTCCGCTCGAAGGGGTAAAACCGGTATCGCTGCAAAAAGCGCGCGAGATGGAACCTGAAATCAACGCCATCGCCGAGAGCGAAGAGGGCGTGCCGGAGTTGCTGGAGCTGGCGATGCGCCTGGAAGATTTGACGCGCAACGTCGGCATGCATGCCGGGGGCGTGGTGATCGCGCCGGGTAAACTGACCGATTTTTGCCCGTTGTATTGTGCCGACGGCGGCGCATCCGTGGTGAGCCAATTCGATAAGGATGATGTCGAAGCGATCGGTCTGGTTAAGTTCGACTTTTTGGGACTGCGCACGCTGACCATTATCGACTGGGCCGTGCGGCACATACATCGTCTTCAGGCTCGAGACCGCAAGGGTCTTCCCCGCACAACTAATGAGACAACCACTGAGTTGTTGCGTGAAGGATCGAGGATCGAGGATCAAACCCAGGTTTCTACTCAATCCTCAGTCCACAATCCTCAACTCTTTTCCATTGAAGCCATTCCGCTGGACGATAAGCCCAGCTACGACCTGCTGAAAAAATGCAACACCACCGCCGTGTTTCAGCTCGAATCGCGCGGCATGAAGGATTTGATCAAGCGCCTGCAGCCGGATACCTTCGAGGATATCGTCGCGTTGGTCGCCTTGTTCCGTCCGGGTCCGCTCGAATCCGGCATGGTGGACGATTTCGTCGACCGTAAGCACGGCCGCGCAACGGCAGATTATTTCCACCCCGAACTGGAAGCCTCGCTCAAGCCGACTTATGGCGTAATCGTGTATCAGGAGCAGGTGATGCAGATCTCGCAGATCATCGGCGGCTATACGCTGGGTGGCGCGGATATGCTGCGCCGCGCGATGGGTAAGAAAGATCCTGCCGAGATGGCGCGTCAGCGCGATATTTTTGTCAGCGGCGCACTCAATCGCGAGATCGACAAGGATCTGGCCACTCGCCTGTTCGATTTGATGGAAATGTTCGCAGGGTACGGCTTTAACAAATCGCACTCGGCAGCTTACGCGCTGGTGGCGTATCAGACCGCCTACCTGAAGGCGCATCATCCGGCCGCATTTATGGCCGCAACTTTGTCGGGTGATTTGGACAATACCGAAAAGGTGCGCACTTTTTATGCCGACACCCTGCAACAGGGCATTACGATCCTGTTGCCCGATGTGAACAGTTCCGGCTACGCATTTTCGCCCACGGACGAAAAGACGATCAGTTATGGTCTGGGTGCGATCAAGGGCACGGGTGAGGCGGCAATCGCCAGCATCGTCAAGGCGCGGGCCACCGGCCCATTCAAAGATCTGTTCGATTTTTGCCGCAGGGTGGACAAGCGCGCGGTCAATCGCCGCACCATAGAGACACTGATACGCGCAGGCGCCTTCGATTCGATCAACGACCATCGCGCAGCGCTGATGGCCAGCGTCGATGCAGCATTAGCCAGTGCTGATCAGCAGGCGCGTTCGATCAATCAGGACAGCTTGTTCGGCGAAGATGACGCGGATGCGGTGCTGATCGAGCAAAAGTCCGATGTGCCGCGCTGGAGCCTGCGTGAACAGCTGGCGTTTGAAAAAGTCAGTCTGGGTATTTATCTGGGCGGTCATCCTTATCAGGAGTACGAAAAGGAGCTGACCAATTTCATTAAGGTCAGATTGGGTGATTTGACGCCGGCATTTCTGGGTAAGAACAGCGGTTCAGGCGGCTACGTGTCGCGGCGCGGTGTGCAGGTAAGACTGGCGGGAATCGTCTCAGGATTGCGTCTGCAGCAGACCCGGCGCGGTCGCATGGCAGTCATCACGCTGGACGATGGCAGTGCACAGATTGAATTGACGGTATTTAACGAAGAGTATGAGAAAAGCCGTCAGTGGATTGTGGAGGACGAATTACTGGTGGTGGAAGGCAAGGCTAGTCTCGATGAGTATTCAGGCAACATTCGCGTCAGTGGCGAAGAGCTGTTTAATTTCGCGCAGGCGCGTTCCCGTTTTGCCCGTCAGCTCGAGTTGCACTGCAATTCGTCAGTGAACATCGCGCAGCTTAAAGAGATACTCAAACCGTGGAGCGGCGGGGCGTGCGCTGTGCAGATCAACTACAACAACGAGGTGGCTGTTTGTCAGTTGCGTCTGGGGACTGACTGGCAGGTGACGCTGGATGAAGCGCTGATGCGCGATTTGGGCGTCCTGCTGCAACCGGGAAATATGCAGGTTGTTTATGGCTAA
- a CDS encoding ABC transporter ATP-binding protein has protein sequence MANTPLIRINGITLYFDGGQTRALNGVDLTIQEGEFVAIVGPSGSGKSSILNVIGTLDTPTAGEIYFRDQAYSTIRDASLFRRENFGFIFQGFHLIPTLSALDNVIVPTIGCEGSSHKARAEALLNSLGLQDRLDHFPGKLAGGERQRVAIARSLINQPRVILADEPTGSLDSANAQQVLDLLAQVVREQGLTLIMVTHDASVSARADRIVHMRDGRVEHPLGAFA, from the coding sequence ATGGCTAACACGCCGCTGATACGCATCAACGGCATCACACTTTATTTTGACGGTGGTCAGACGCGCGCCTTGAACGGGGTTGATCTCACAATTCAAGAAGGTGAGTTTGTGGCGATCGTCGGGCCCAGCGGCTCGGGGAAATCGAGTATTCTCAATGTGATCGGCACGCTGGATACGCCGACGGCCGGCGAGATTTATTTTCGCGATCAGGCATATTCGACTATCCGGGATGCTTCGCTATTCAGACGCGAGAATTTTGGCTTCATCTTTCAGGGCTTTCATCTGATCCCCACCCTGTCCGCGCTGGACAATGTGATTGTGCCGACAATCGGTTGCGAGGGAAGCAGTCATAAGGCGCGGGCCGAAGCGCTGCTGAACAGTTTGGGTCTGCAAGACCGGCTGGATCACTTTCCGGGAAAACTCGCCGGCGGCGAACGCCAGCGCGTGGCGATTGCAAGGTCGCTGATCAATCAGCCGCGTGTGATTCTGGCCGATGAGCCAACGGGCAGTTTGGATAGCGCCAATGCGCAGCAAGTGCTGGACTTGCTGGCTCAGGTGGTCAGGGAGCAGGGATTGACGCTGATTATGGTGACCCATGACGCAAGCGTGTCGGCGCGTGCTGACCGCATCGTTCATATGCGGGATGGGCGTGTCGAACATCCTTTGGGGGCTTTCGCATGA
- a CDS encoding ABC transporter permease has protein sequence MNLFRFALDNLYRRPARSGLTVSAISLGIAAVVALTSIAWGFEASWQKANDARGTDLIVTRIASQNSMPSPFLAAKVQDALARLPHVKEVVGLLSEMLTVSEEAPPAFVFGWVYGSYLWDHLRLIDGRWPADSDEAVVMVGSLASEMLHKKTGDQVEIEGQVFKVAGIFESSAVVENGAVIMTLNRAQALTDKPGKVNFLNIKLDAGASEADLASIKEQVKKTMPGFLAITSGELVGNNAIVRISKAMSNATILIATLVGALVVFNTMLMSINERTREIGILLALGWQRATIIKLVFTEAMLLSLLGGLLGILLGAGLAVGLEHLELMRGKIDAIFSIPFLFAVLGLSVLLGVFGGLYPALKASRLLPSAALRHE, from the coding sequence ATGAACCTGTTTCGTTTCGCGCTCGATAATCTGTACCGCCGCCCGGCCCGCAGCGGCCTTACGGTATCCGCGATTTCGCTGGGGATCGCTGCGGTGGTTGCGCTCACCAGCATTGCGTGGGGATTTGAAGCCAGCTGGCAAAAAGCCAACGATGCGCGCGGCACGGATCTGATTGTCACGCGCATTGCCAGCCAGAACAGCATGCCTTCGCCGTTTTTAGCCGCCAAAGTACAGGATGCGCTGGCGCGCTTGCCCCATGTCAAAGAAGTGGTCGGACTGCTGAGCGAAATGCTGACGGTCAGCGAAGAGGCGCCGCCCGCCTTTGTGTTCGGCTGGGTATACGGCAGCTACTTGTGGGATCACTTAAGGCTGATCGATGGCCGCTGGCCTGCTGATAGCGATGAGGCTGTGGTGATGGTGGGTTCGCTTGCCTCGGAAATGCTGCATAAAAAAACCGGCGATCAGGTCGAGATTGAGGGGCAGGTTTTCAAGGTGGCGGGGATTTTTGAGAGCAGCGCGGTGGTGGAGAACGGCGCCGTCATCATGACGCTGAACCGCGCGCAGGCGTTGACCGACAAGCCGGGCAAGGTCAACTTCCTGAACATCAAGCTGGATGCGGGCGCGAGTGAAGCGGATCTGGCATCTATCAAGGAGCAGGTCAAAAAAACCATGCCGGGATTTCTGGCGATTACCTCAGGCGAGCTGGTCGGCAATAATGCGATCGTGCGCATTTCCAAGGCGATGAGCAATGCCACCATTTTGATCGCTACCCTGGTCGGTGCACTGGTGGTGTTCAACACGATGCTGATGAGCATTAACGAGCGGACGCGTGAAATCGGTATTTTGCTGGCGCTGGGCTGGCAGCGCGCCACGATTATCAAGCTGGTGTTTACCGAGGCGATGCTGCTCTCTTTGCTGGGCGGATTGCTCGGTATCTTGCTGGGGGCGGGATTGGCTGTCGGCCTCGAACATCTCGAGTTGATGCGCGGCAAAATCGATGCGATCTTCTCCATCCCCTTCTTGTTTGCCGTGCTGGGCTTGTCTGTGCTGCTGGGCGTTTTCGGCGGCCTGTATCCGGCGCTCAAAGCCTCGCGCCTGTTGCCCTCTGCCGCACTGAGGCACGAATGA
- a CDS encoding outer membrane lipoprotein-sorting protein, which yields MKRLLVMLMCFAPLCHAEPGADELAGLMRQAKSTSGFSARMNVLVTRPDGAHATPFKIAVIGRFSADKQQLRINGISPDFVRGRFFAAESVGSGEIRVVAYRTPDKVSGVDSDARLFDSSLVLWDMFSPWWSWRRQALLAGERINGRECVMIRSSADDKHSAVREVESCVDVSARLSLRTRLYDAHHALLRSLLVGKTLQKADSFMQTAKKLTLTDAEGVMTQVEVYSGDEQYQIPADAFSALDAERDQKSGAR from the coding sequence ATGAAGCGGCTTTTAGTCATGCTGATGTGTTTCGCGCCGCTCTGCCATGCGGAACCTGGCGCGGATGAATTAGCGGGCCTGATGCGGCAGGCGAAGTCTACTTCGGGATTCTCAGCGCGCATGAATGTGCTGGTCACCCGGCCTGACGGCGCGCACGCTACGCCGTTTAAAATCGCCGTGATCGGCAGGTTTAGCGCCGACAAGCAGCAACTCCGTATCAATGGCATTTCGCCCGATTTCGTGCGCGGGCGATTTTTTGCCGCAGAATCGGTCGGTAGTGGTGAGATTCGTGTGGTCGCTTATCGCACGCCTGACAAGGTGTCAGGTGTCGATTCTGACGCCCGTCTGTTCGATTCGTCTCTGGTGCTATGGGATATGTTCAGTCCCTGGTGGAGCTGGCGCCGGCAAGCTTTGTTGGCGGGCGAACGGATCAACGGGCGTGAGTGCGTGATGATACGCTCGAGCGCGGACGATAAACATTCAGCCGTACGTGAAGTCGAGAGCTGCGTTGATGTGAGCGCCAGGCTGTCGCTCAGAACCCGCTTGTATGATGCGCATCACGCGCTGCTGCGCTCACTGCTGGTCGGAAAAACCCTGCAGAAGGCGGATAGCTTCATGCAGACCGCCAAAAAATTGACCCTTACCGATGCCGAGGGCGTCATGACGCAGGTCGAGGTGTATTCGGGAGACGAGCAGTACCAGATTCCAGCCGATGCATTTTCTGCGCTGGATGCCGAACGCGATCAAAAGTCCGGGGCACGATGA
- a CDS encoding metal-dependent hydrolase, giving the protein MKARHADIGDLSHSWCNDDVVVSSVMETVSFVTPVLEGFFIRSVAQGMRVHKDSALARRCQAFIREESSHSRAHKKFNTVLLGYLGRPPRGLAMVSAMLDAARQYLSVSQQLGLAAALEHLTAVMSKLYVGQQHGLKFASRYAQELFAMHAEEELGHRSVVFDLWQANEPGGRFNRFVIIALVLLVGSVYVGLAVPWILYRKMERRLLKTLIALVKFTVKNIGSTLAQLPVSELFSFIRGDFHPERLIDEKMAEKNHTTNAGKGASK; this is encoded by the coding sequence ATGAAAGCCAGGCATGCCGATATCGGTGATTTATCGCACAGTTGGTGCAACGACGATGTCGTGGTTTCCAGCGTGATGGAGACGGTCAGTTTTGTCACGCCGGTGCTGGAAGGTTTTTTCATTCGCAGCGTGGCTCAGGGAATGCGGGTGCATAAGGATTCTGCACTGGCACGGCGTTGTCAGGCATTTATCCGGGAAGAATCGAGTCATTCGCGCGCGCATAAAAAATTTAACACGGTATTGCTGGGCTATCTCGGCCGCCCGCCGCGCGGACTTGCGATGGTTAGCGCGATGCTCGATGCTGCGAGGCAGTACTTGTCGGTGTCTCAACAACTGGGGTTGGCTGCTGCACTCGAGCATCTGACGGCGGTGATGTCCAAGCTGTATGTCGGTCAGCAGCATGGGCTTAAATTTGCATCGCGTTATGCGCAGGAGTTGTTCGCGATGCACGCCGAAGAAGAGTTGGGGCATCGTTCGGTGGTGTTTGATTTGTGGCAGGCGAACGAGCCTGGCGGACGGTTTAATCGTTTTGTTATCATCGCGCTGGTGTTGCTGGTGGGTAGCGTTTATGTCGGGCTTGCCGTGCCGTGGATACTGTACCGGAAAATGGAACGGCGTCTTTTAAAAACGCTGATTGCACTGGTTAAATTTACGGTAAAAAATATCGGCAGTACGCTGGCGCAGCTGCCTGTTTCAGAACTTTTTTCATTTATTCGCGGCGATTTTCATCCCGAACGGTTAATTGACGAGAAAATGGCGGAAAAAAATCACACGACGAATGCCGGGAAAGGAGCGTCGAAATGA
- a CDS encoding cytochrome b/b6 domain-containing protein produces the protein MNDMQTIVKVWDVPVRLFHWSLVLSFSAAYLTAGYRLGFLHIWIGYFLCVLLLTRIVWGFAGNQYARFRAFVFSRAETISYLRAMLQGHPKPYLGHNPAGALMVFALLGTLSLVFMSGLVTLAVIDFEGPVLYLANYVDDETSYMIRHVHEWLVNIALVLIPLHLLGVLVGSIQHKENLVHAMITGKKCIASASRAPE, from the coding sequence ATGAATGACATGCAAACCATAGTGAAAGTCTGGGATGTGCCGGTCAGGCTGTTCCACTGGTCGCTGGTGTTGAGTTTTTCCGCTGCATATTTGACGGCTGGGTATCGTTTGGGATTTTTGCATATCTGGATAGGCTATTTTTTATGTGTCTTGCTGCTGACGCGCATCGTCTGGGGATTCGCCGGTAATCAATATGCGCGTTTTCGCGCCTTTGTTTTTTCACGTGCGGAGACGATAAGTTACCTGCGCGCCATGTTGCAAGGACACCCGAAGCCGTATCTGGGGCACAATCCTGCCGGCGCGCTGATGGTGTTTGCATTGTTGGGTACGCTGAGTCTGGTTTTTATGAGCGGCCTGGTGACCTTGGCCGTGATCGATTTTGAGGGGCCGGTGTTGTATCTAGCCAACTATGTCGATGACGAGACCAGCTACATGATTCGACATGTGCATGAATGGCTGGTTAATATTGCGCTGGTGCTGATTCCGCTGCACCTGTTGGGCGTGCTGGTCGGCAGCATTCAGCACAAGGAAAATCTGGTGCACGCGATGATCACCGGAAAAAAATGTATCGCATCGGCATCTCGTGCGCCGGAATAA
- a CDS encoding DUF1924 domain-containing protein produces MNYLYALILSGLLALSPVASATPASDALLASYKAAGVIKADAATGKANWTKETRDADGEMMSCSTCHGTDFSKSGKHHKTQKVIEPMSPRVNAERFTDEKKVEKWFKRNCKDAWGRECTAQEKADFLTFFLAQ; encoded by the coding sequence GTGAACTATTTATATGCACTGATTTTGTCAGGATTATTGGCGCTATCGCCTGTCGCATCGGCAACCCCGGCGAGTGATGCACTGCTGGCGTCCTATAAGGCGGCAGGGGTTATCAAAGCGGATGCGGCTACCGGAAAAGCTAACTGGACCAAAGAGACCCGCGATGCAGACGGTGAGATGATGTCCTGTTCGACCTGTCACGGCACCGATTTTAGTAAGTCCGGCAAGCATCACAAGACGCAAAAAGTCATTGAGCCGATGTCGCCTCGGGTGAATGCCGAGCGCTTTACCGATGAGAAAAAAGTGGAAAAGTGGTTCAAGCGCAATTGCAAGGATGCGTGGGGACGCGAATGCACCGCGCAGGAAAAAGCGGACTTTCTGACATTTTTCCTGGCTCAGTAA
- a CDS encoding diheme cytochrome c: protein MKMQFISAALLAVCISQAAVAEESLLWALMTPLRQKELVPVENKLYKQECGACHFAYQPGLLPGKSWQKLLTHEALLDHFGEDADLDQEALKEIYDYALANAAEKSYHKRSRKIAISTAEGEPPLRITEVRYIKRKHHDIPDKMIKGNKKVKSLSNCNACHTEAAEGVFDEDAVSIPNYPKY, encoded by the coding sequence ATGAAAATGCAATTTATTTCTGCCGCTCTGCTGGCCGTGTGCATCTCTCAAGCGGCCGTGGCCGAAGAGAGTTTGCTGTGGGCTTTGATGACGCCGCTGCGCCAGAAGGAGCTCGTGCCCGTCGAAAATAAACTCTATAAGCAGGAATGCGGTGCATGTCATTTTGCTTATCAGCCGGGTTTGCTGCCGGGTAAGTCGTGGCAAAAGCTGCTCACCCATGAGGCGTTGCTGGATCATTTCGGTGAAGACGCTGATCTGGATCAGGAGGCGCTCAAAGAGATTTATGACTACGCGCTGGCGAATGCGGCAGAAAAATCCTACCATAAACGTTCGCGCAAAATTGCGATTTCCACGGCTGAGGGTGAACCGCCGCTGCGAATCACCGAGGTGCGCTATATCAAGCGCAAGCATCACGACATTCCCGATAAGATGATCAAGGGCAATAAAAAGGTGAAATCGCTGAGCAACTGCAATGCCTGCCATACAGAAGCGGCCGAGGGTGTCTTCGATGAGGATGCCGTGAGCATTCCCAATTATCCCAAGTATTAA
- the apbC gene encoding iron-sulfur cluster carrier protein ApbC — protein MSFSDMDVQSALKNLIDPNTHRDFVTGKSVKNIKISGCDVSLDILLGYPAKSVWDEIRVMVETQLKAVLPGVGKVSVTVTSKVVPHAVQRGVKLVDGVKNIIAVASGKGGVGKSTTAVNLALALAAEGARVGMLDADIYGPSQPMMLGISGQPVSRDGQSMEPMINHDIQSMSIGYMIAGDDAPMIWRGPMVTQALDQLLRQTRWDNLDYLVVDLPPGTGDIQLTLSQKVPVTGAVIVTTPQDIALLDARKGLKMFEKVGIKIIGIVENMSTHICSKCGHEEHIFGAGGGEKMCADYDTEFLGGLPLDISIREQADSGVPTVVADPDGSIAKVYKQIARRVAVKVAEMAQDHSAAFPKIVVQNT, from the coding sequence ATGAGTTTTAGCGATATGGATGTGCAAAGTGCGTTGAAGAATTTGATCGACCCCAACACGCATCGCGATTTTGTCACAGGGAAATCCGTCAAGAATATTAAAATTTCCGGTTGCGATGTGTCGCTGGATATCCTGCTGGGCTATCCTGCCAAAAGTGTGTGGGACGAGATTCGCGTCATGGTCGAGACGCAACTGAAAGCCGTGTTGCCGGGGGTTGGCAAGGTCAGCGTTACGGTTACCAGTAAAGTTGTGCCGCACGCGGTGCAGCGCGGCGTCAAATTGGTCGACGGCGTCAAAAACATCATTGCAGTCGCAAGCGGTAAGGGTGGCGTGGGTAAATCCACGACAGCCGTGAATCTGGCGCTGGCGCTCGCCGCTGAAGGTGCGCGGGTCGGGATGCTGGACGCGGATATTTACGGCCCGTCGCAACCGATGATGCTGGGCATCTCGGGGCAACCGGTGTCACGCGACGGTCAGTCGATGGAGCCGATGATTAATCACGACATTCAGTCGATGTCGATCGGCTATATGATTGCAGGGGATGATGCGCCGATGATTTGGCGCGGCCCGATGGTGACGCAGGCGCTCGACCAGTTGCTGCGTCAGACGCGCTGGGACAATCTCGACTATCTGGTGGTGGATCTGCCGCCAGGGACGGGCGACATTCAGTTGACGCTGTCGCAAAAAGTGCCGGTCACAGGTGCCGTCATCGTCACGACGCCGCAGGATATCGCACTGCTGGATGCGCGTAAGGGGCTGAAAATGTTCGAAAAAGTCGGTATCAAGATTATCGGCATCGTCGAGAATATGAGCACGCACATCTGTTCAAAGTGCGGCCATGAAGAGCATATCTTTGGCGCGGGCGGCGGAGAAAAAATGTGTGCCGATTACGATACCGAATTTTTGGGCGGGTTGCCGTTGGATATTTCGATACGCGAACAGGCCGATTCGGGAGTGCCTACTGTAGTGGCTGATCCAGATGGTTCGATTGCTAAAGTGTACAAGCAGATTGCGCGCCGCGTGGCTGTGAAGGTTGCGGAAATGGCGCAGGATCACAGCGCAGCTTTCCCGAAAATTGTCGTACAAAATACTTAA
- the dcd gene encoding dCTP deaminase, whose amino-acid sequence MSIKSDKWIRRMAEQHGMIEPFEPNQVKEVDGKRIVSYGTSSYGYDIRCSNEFKLFTNINSTIVDPKNFDPNSFVEVTADYCIIPPNSFALARTVEYFRIPRSVLTVCLGKSTYARCGIIVNVTPFEPEWEGYVTLEFSNTTPLPAKIYANEGIAQVLFFESDEECETSYKDRGGKYQGQVGVTLPKM is encoded by the coding sequence ATGAGCATTAAATCAGACAAATGGATACGCCGGATGGCGGAGCAGCACGGCATGATAGAGCCGTTCGAACCCAATCAGGTCAAAGAGGTGGATGGCAAACGCATCGTGTCTTACGGCACGTCGAGCTATGGCTACGATATCCGTTGCTCGAACGAATTCAAGCTGTTTACCAATATCAACAGCACCATCGTCGACCCTAAAAATTTCGATCCGAATTCCTTTGTGGAAGTGACCGCAGATTACTGCATTATCCCGCCCAATTCGTTTGCGCTTGCGCGCACGGTGGAATACTTCCGCATTCCCCGTTCGGTGTTGACGGTTTGTCTGGGTAAATCGACCTATGCGCGTTGCGGCATCATCGTTAACGTCACGCCGTTCGAGCCTGAATGGGAAGGTTATGTGACGCTGGAGTTCTCCAATACCACGCCGCTGCCAGCCAAAATTTACGCCAACGAAGGCATCGCACAGGTGCTGTTTTTCGAGAGCGATGAGGAATGCGAGACGTCCTACAAGGATCGCGGCGGCAAGTATCAGGGGCAGGTTGGCGTTACTTTGCCGAAAATGTAA